CAAACAGGACATAATATTGGTTTCGCTATTCCCGGTTACCGAAATAAATGCGTCCATATCTTCAATAGATTCTTCCTGAAGCAGATCTACATTTCTACCATCCCCATTAATTACCAGACAGCCCGGAATATCATCGGCTATTTCAAAAGCTTTGTCCTTACTGCTTTCTATAAGTTTTACCCTAAAACTGCTTTTGCAAAGGTCTTTTGCTGTTTTGTAACCAATTTTACTTCCGCCGAGAATCATTACATTTTTAATTTCCTGCCGGACTTTTCCGGTAAGTTTAAAAATTTGTTCCAAGCCATTTTTACAAGTGGTAAAATATACTTGGTCGCCCTCCTTAAACTGTGTATCGCCTCTGGGAATCAATGTATATTGTGTTCCGAAACGCTGCAAAGCAATGGGCACATACCGCAGCTCGGGATGCAACTTTGCAACTTCCTTCACAGATTTACCTACAAAAGCAGACGTACGTGAAAGATTTAGACCAATCATCGTCAATGCACCATCTTCAAATTCATAGGTGTCGTTGAAAGCGCTTTGGTTTAACAGCAACTCTATTTCATTTGCAGCCAATGATTCTGGTGAAATAAGTTCGTCAATACCAAACTTCGTAAACCCTACCTCATCTTTTCTATCTATAAATTCGGTGTTGGAAATACGGGCAATGGTCCTTTTTGCGCCCAATTGTTTAGCTAGTACACAAACAGTAATGTTTGTGGTTTCGCTGGAAGTTACAGCTATTACAAGATCGGTATCATTCACCCGGGAATCCTGAAGCACAGAAATGGAAGTGGCATCGCCCCTTACTACGCGAATGTCCAAATGCGTATCCGCATTAGCTAATGAGTCGCGATTGGTATCAATAAGGGTAATGTCCTGTGATTCAAAAGACAATAGCTTCGCCAAGTGAAATCCCACCTCGCCGGCACCAGCAATGATAATCTTCATTAAGATTGAATTTAATTTTTAAAATAGGCTTACCGAAGTTTTTCCAAATAAGGCTATTTTAATATATATGTGTGTGCAAAGATATAGAAATAAAAGCCATGGATTAAGATATTGTATTTCAAGAAGAAATATGGATAAATAGGTTGAAACTTTAACAAAGTTACCAGCGCCTCTCAAAAAATATGTAGTTTTGCAAGCGCAATTTTATGGAAAAGAAAATAACCCCCTATAAAGATTCTTCGGAAGGAAAAAAGAAGCAGGTTGAACAGATGTTCGATACTATCTCTGAAAATTATGACGGCCTAAACCGTGTAATTTCTTTGGGTTCCGATGTCAAGTGGCGAAAAAAGGTAATCAAAATGGTTGCCGCAGTAAAACCTGAAACCATTTTGGACATTGCTACGGGCACCGGCGATCTGGCCATTCAGTTTGCCGAAAAAACTTCCTCGGAAAAAATTGTGGGCTTGGATATTTCCGAAGGAATGTTATCCGTTGCCCGTAAAAAGGTTACTGGAAAGAAAATTTCAGAAAAGATCGAGTTTGTGCAGGCAGATTCTGAAGCTTTGCCTTTTGAAGACAATACTTTTGATGCCATTACTGTTTCCTTTGGAATCCGGAATTTTGAAAATCTTGAAAAAGGCCTTTCTGAAATTCTCCGTGTCTTAAAGAAAGGGGGCTTGTTTGTAATCTTGGAAACTTCGGTACCCTCAAAATTTCCTTTTAAGCAAGGGTATTATTTTTATTCAAAAAATATTTTGCCCTTGGTGGGAAAGCTCTTTTCCAAAGACAAAGTTGCGTACAGATATTTGAGCGAAAGTGCCTCCGTATTTCCGCACGGGGAAAAGCTCAACAATATTTTGCGCAAAATTGGGTTTAATGAAGTGAAAAATAAACCACAGACTTTCGGTGTGGCAACTATCTATAATGCTACTAAATAATTTATGAAGAAGCTATTTTTTGTACTGGCCCTTTTATGTATTGCAAACAGCGCAAATGCGCAGTGGTTTTTTAATAAGGAGCGCCTGGCTAATTTGGAAAATTTCGACAAAAAACGTTTTTCGTGGGGCTACTTTTTAGGTTTTAACAGTTACGATTTCAAAATTGATTATAAAGACCAATATGCAGATACCAATACTGACATTTTGGTAGAGCGATCGGCAGGTTTTAATGTAGGACTTATTGGCGATATGCGGATTAACGAGTATTTCAACCTACGTCTTGAGCCTGGGCTTTATTTTACACAGCGTAACTTAACTTTCCCCGGTTTTGAAGAACCCAAGGATTATCTGCGCGAAGTGAAATCAACCTATATTCATGTACCGTTACTGCTAAAAGTCTCTACAAAACGCTTGAACAATATTAAACCGTTTATTATTGGCGGTGTTTCAACCTCGCTCAATCTTTCCAGCAATCAAGACAATCCCGAGGACAACGAGCAGGGAAAATTCCGTATGACCAAGAGCACCAATTATTATGAATTAGGGTTTGGGATTGATTTCTACTTATATTATTTCAAATTTACACCTTCCATCCGCGGTGTTTTTGCAATGAATGACGAATTGGTTCGCGACGATGACCCAAACAGTCCGTGGACCGGAAATATAGAGAAGCTATCCACCCGTGGAATTTTCGTGAACTTTACATTTCAGTAGCCCTTCTAAATTCGCTTAAAAGAATTGCCGCGGCCGTTGCCACGTTGAGACTTTCTGTTTTTTGGGTTTTTCCGAAACGCGGAATGGCGACTTTATGGTTTATTTTTTTGATTATTTCTTCGGAAATACCATTTGCCTCATTTCCCATTACAATTATACCTTCCTTCGGAAGTTTTTCGGAATAGATATTTTTTCCATCCATAAAACCTCCAAAAATAGGAAGTTTGGTTTCTTCCAAATATTCTGAAAGAGACAGATAATGAACCTGAACCCTTGCCAAGGAGCCCATCGTGGCCTGTACTACCTTCGGATTGTAACTGTCTACCGTGTCTTCGGAACAAATTAATTGCTGCACCCCAAACCAATCGCAAAGCCGAATAATGGTACCCAAATTTCCAGGATCGCGTACGGCATCCAAGGCTACAATCAAACCCGAATCCTGCAATGGCTTTGGTTTCGGAATTTCAAAAAGTGCCAAGGAAGTGTTTGCGGTTTTCAGAAAACTGATTTTTTTTAGCTCTGCTTCGGTAACCTGAAAATGATTTTTTTCGGTAATTTGAGCAGCATCGGTTGAAAAAAACGAGTGGAGATGCAAGCCCTCCTCCAACAATTCATCAATAACTTTTGAGCCTTCCGCCACAAAAAGTCTGCTTTGGTTACGGTACTTTTTTTGTTGCAGGCTCGTTATTAATTTTGTTTGACTTTTGCTGACCAAAATATAGTATTTTTGAAATTGAATAATAACGTACACTTGAAGCGCGACCTCACAAAAATATCACTATTTATAGTATTAATAAGTTTATTTTTATCCTGTAATGCTGTAAAGAGGGTTCCGGAAGACAAATATTTGCTCACAGAAAATATTATTTTGGTGGATAGCGTGAAAATTAAAGAAACTGGCGTTTACAGCCAGTTAGCGCAAAAACCAAATACTTCTATTCCTTTAATTGGCCTGCCATTGGGCCTGCATATTTACAATCTTGCAGACCCACAGCCCGACTCAACTTTTAACAGATGGCTCCATAAAAACCCCAAACGCGAGGAACGAC
The Aequorivita iocasae genome window above contains:
- the trkA gene encoding Trk system potassium transporter TrkA; translated protein: MKIIIAGAGEVGFHLAKLLSFESQDITLIDTNRDSLANADTHLDIRVVRGDATSISVLQDSRVNDTDLVIAVTSSETTNITVCVLAKQLGAKRTIARISNTEFIDRKDEVGFTKFGIDELISPESLAANEIELLLNQSAFNDTYEFEDGALTMIGLNLSRTSAFVGKSVKEVAKLHPELRYVPIALQRFGTQYTLIPRGDTQFKEGDQVYFTTCKNGLEQIFKLTGKVRQEIKNVMILGGSKIGYKTAKDLCKSSFRVKLIESSKDKAFEIADDIPGCLVINGDGRNVDLLQEESIEDMDAFISVTGNSETNIMSCLVAKSKGVKKAIALVENMDYFQLSHSIGIDTLINKKLLAANNIFRYVRKGEVVAITKLNNMNAELLEFVVYSHSKVCNKKIKDLDFPASAIIGGVVRNGEGIIALGDFEIKSGDRVVVCCLPQSIGKVEKLFI
- the ubiE gene encoding bifunctional demethylmenaquinone methyltransferase/2-methoxy-6-polyprenyl-1,4-benzoquinol methylase UbiE; translation: MEKKITPYKDSSEGKKKQVEQMFDTISENYDGLNRVISLGSDVKWRKKVIKMVAAVKPETILDIATGTGDLAIQFAEKTSSEKIVGLDISEGMLSVARKKVTGKKISEKIEFVQADSEALPFEDNTFDAITVSFGIRNFENLEKGLSEILRVLKKGGLFVILETSVPSKFPFKQGYYFYSKNILPLVGKLFSKDKVAYRYLSESASVFPHGEKLNNILRKIGFNEVKNKPQTFGVATIYNATK
- a CDS encoding RNA methyltransferase; protein product: MVSKSQTKLITSLQQKKYRNQSRLFVAEGSKVIDELLEEGLHLHSFFSTDAAQITEKNHFQVTEAELKKISFLKTANTSLALFEIPKPKPLQDSGLIVALDAVRDPGNLGTIIRLCDWFGVQQLICSEDTVDSYNPKVVQATMGSLARVQVHYLSLSEYLEETKLPIFGGFMDGKNIYSEKLPKEGIIVMGNEANGISEEIIKKINHKVAIPRFGKTQKTESLNVATAAAILLSEFRRATEM
- the porT gene encoding type IX secretion/gliding motility protein PorT/SprT — its product is MKKLFFVLALLCIANSANAQWFFNKERLANLENFDKKRFSWGYFLGFNSYDFKIDYKDQYADTNTDILVERSAGFNVGLIGDMRINEYFNLRLEPGLYFTQRNLTFPGFEEPKDYLREVKSTYIHVPLLLKVSTKRLNNIKPFIIGGVSTSLNLSSNQDNPEDNEQGKFRMTKSTNYYELGFGIDFYLYYFKFTPSIRGVFAMNDELVRDDDPNSPWTGNIEKLSTRGIFVNFTFQ